A section of the Drosophila subobscura isolate 14011-0131.10 chromosome A, UCBerk_Dsub_1.0, whole genome shotgun sequence genome encodes:
- the LOC117894573 gene encoding LOW QUALITY PROTEIN: serine--pyruvate aminotransferase, mitochondrial-like (The sequence of the model RefSeq protein was modified relative to this genomic sequence to represent the inferred CDS: deleted 1 base in 1 codon), whose amino-acid sequence MCISGAGHAGMEASLCNLIEDGDVVLLGVTGVWGHRAADMARRYGADVRYVEASFGRALSQEEIKFAFETHRPRVFFVAQGDSSTGIIQQNIRELGELCRQFDCFLVVDTVASLGGTEFLMDEWKVDVVYTGSQKSLGGPAGLTPISFSKRALTHIKQRKSKPKVYYFDILLIGQYWGCYGTPRIYHHTISSTLLYGLREALAHFCAVGLIGVVRRHQECSRRLQLGIEELGLEMFVQREDERLPTVNTIKVPFGVDWKKVAEYAMRKYSVEISGGLGPTVEHVFRIGLMGENATVERVDMVLSILHEAIQSIKLRAVKAERSKI is encoded by the exons ATGTGCATCAGCGGGGCTGGCCATGCCGGCATGGAGGCGTCACTCTGCAATCTGATCGAGGACGGGGACGTTGTGCTCTTGGGCGTCACCGGCGTCTGGGGACATCGGGCCGCAGACATGGCCCGACGGTATGGCGCCGATGTGCGCTACGTGGAGGCCAGCTTTGGGCGCGCCCTAAGCCAGGAGGAGATCAAGTTCGCCTTCGAGACACACCGGCCGCGCGTCTTCTTTGTTGCCCAGGGCGACTCGTCGACGGGCATCATTCAGCAGAATATCCGCGAGCTCGGCGAGCTGTGCCGACAGTTCGACTGCTTCCTGGTGGTGGACACTGTGGCCTCGCTGGGCGGCACCGAGTTCCTAATGGACGAGTGGAAGGTGGATGTGGTGTACACGGGCTCGCAGAAGTCGCTCGGCGGCCCAGCCGGCCTCACGCCCATCTCCTTCAGCAAGCGCGCCCTCACACACATCAAGCAGCGCAAGAGCAAGCCAAAGGTGTACTACTTCGACATCCTGCTCATCGGCCAGTACTGGGGCTGCTACGGCACGCCGCGCATCTACCATCACACCATTTCGTCCACGCTGCTGTACGGACTGCGGGAGGCTCTCGCGCACTTCTGTGCCGTGGGACTGATAGGC GTGGTGCGACGCCACCAGGAGTGCTCGCGTCGCCTGCAGCTGGGCATCGAGGAGCTCGGCCTCGAGATGTTTGTGCAGCGCGAGGACGAGCGCCTGCCCACCGTCAATACCATCAAAGTGCCGTTCGGCGTCGACTGGAAGAAAGTGGCAGAGTACGCCATGCGCAA ATATAGCGTGGAGATCAGCGGCGGCCTGGGGCCCACTGTGGAGCACGTCTTTCGCATTGGCCTCATGGGCGAAAATGCCACAGTGGAGCGCGTGGACATGGTCCTCAGCATTCTGCACGAGGCCATTCAGAGCATCAAGCTGCGGGCTGTTAAGGCGGAACGTTCCAAAATATGA
- the LOC117897345 gene encoding uncharacterized protein LOC117897345 produces MSMEQAGDKLYDEFFDSLRSNNGPRNLSQIFEDDVKPLQNESRNMRYQPSSAQKQERHQQKIENKEKPRSALGQKWNVEPGVWTTVIAKVAHAFSGSDDVGRVGVALSLHGDGIAKLILYKTKTKVLASVVLTAPNASVIERESYIQFYADDRRFWSLRFDQDADEQDIIQALRKYDLPLTGVVSSCSSSSISDQDSKPKKSSQLQVQVQVQPPQPQPQPRSRLGPSVSTNQLPSEECSLVDDVIMTPVPRAIGLSHSSSASSSTIHGSLMVAKMDSGNDMDKKMDTILQAMHRLVSGAGSSSGSTQLNDRQQNTNDSEDEMIELEQKMLNLKRENRTLVKSMRAKEQDLEELRTSNSALVELNKELKQQNAALLVAMASNAYDQVNSNSTSASTSCPNCEQSASLINVLKRQVASIQSAMEQTTAAPDAAAHRNGH; encoded by the exons ATGAGCATGGAGCAGGCTGGTGACAAATTATATGACGAATTCTTCGACAGCCTGCGCAG CAACAATGGCCCACGTAACCTGAGCCAGATCTTCGAGGATGACGTCAAGCCGCTGCAGAACGAGTCCCGCAACATGCGCTACCAGCCGTCGTCGGCCCAGAAGCAGGAAAGACATCaacagaaaatagaaaacaaagagaagcCCAGGTCCGCGCTCGGCCAGAAGTGGAATGTGGAGCCCGGCGTCTGGACCACTGTAATAGCCAAGGTGGCGCACGCGTTCAGTGGTAGCGATGATGTGGGTCGCGTGGGCGTGGCCCTTTCCCTGCACGGCGATGGCATCGCCAAGCTGATTCTGTACAAGACAAAGACCAAGGTGCTGGCCAGCGTGGTGCTAACGGCACCGAACGCATCTGTGATTGAGCGCGAGTCCTACATACAGTTCTACGCTGATGACCGTCGCTTCTGGAGCCTGCGCTTCGACCAGGACGCCGATGAGCAGGACATCATTCAGGCCTTGCGCAAATACGATCTGCCATTGACCGGTGTCGTGTctagctgcagctcctcctcgatcTCGGATCAGGACAGCAAGCCAAAGAAGTCGTCAcagctgcaggtgcaggtgcaagtgcagcctccgcagccgcagccgcagcctcgGTCCCGTCTTGGTCCGAGTGTAAGCACAAACCAGCTGCCATCCGAGGAATGTTCATTGGTGGACGATGTTATAATGACACCGGTGCCGCGTGCCATTGGACtcagtcacagcagcagcgccagcagcagcacgattCACGGCAGCCTAATGGTCGCCAAGATGGACTCGGGCAACGACATGGACAAGAAAATGGACACCATACTGCAGGCGATGCATCGCTTGGTGAGCGGCGCCGgtagcagcagtggcagcacccAGCTGAATGATAGGCAGCAGAACACAAATGACAGCGAGGACGAGATGATCGAGCTGGAGCAGAAGATGCTCAACCTCAAGCGTGAGAACCGCACGCTGGTGAAGAGCATGCGCGCCAAAGAGCAGGACCTGGAAGAGCTTCGCACATCGAACAGCGCCCTCGTTGAGCTGAATAAAGAGCTGAaacagcagaacgcagccctgcTGGTGGCAATGGCCAGCAATGCGTACGATCAGGTCAACAGCAACTCCACCTCCGCCAGCACTAGCTGCCCCAATTGCGAGCAGTCCGCAAGCCTCATAAATGTGCTGAAGCGTCAGGTGGCGTCGATCCAAAGTGCCATGGAGCAGACGACGGCGGCACCAGATGCGGCTGCTCACAGAAACGGAcattaa
- the LOC117897352 gene encoding protein SREK1IP1 isoform X1 codes for MNFPLSNANKDTLRAACKKCGYAGHLTYQCRNFLKVDPNKEILLDVESTSSDSELDYLTPLTELRAKELKGGVEATAALPPPPTTITTTTSAARKEDKKRSSSSSSKRNKKAALEATDTKQTKSVRHKKRKKKKSKSKKHKKSSEGGGKTNSSKSDSSSGANRELAKKHSSSLSSTRKTKRRRSSSTSSSSSSDSSTSESSSSDTESDSSDNEESSTSESDEYGRKKKRQGKYKRKAEEIAMLRRKKTKVKRKRHRAGGSSAPAASSYLSSLSDSDTY; via the exons ATGAACTTTCCGCTGTCCAACGCCAACAAGGACACCTTGCGAGCGGCGTGCAAAAAATGCGGCTACGCAGGTCACCTGACTTACCAATGCCGCAATTTTCTCAAG gTAGACCCCAACAAGGAGATACTGCTCGATGTGGAGAGCACCAGCTCCGACTCCGAATTGGACTACCTGACGCCGCTCACTGAGCTGCGGGCCAAGGAGCTGAAAGGCGGCGTCGAGGCGACAGctgcactgccgccgccgccaacaaCAATCACGACGACCACGAGTGCTGCACGCAAAGAAGATaagaagcgcagcagcagcagcagctcgaagaGGAACAAAAAGGCGGCGCTGGAGGCCACTGacacgaaacaaacaaaatcagtGCGGCACAAGAagcgcaagaagaagaagagcaagagcaagaagCACAAGAAGAGCTCTGAGGGCGGCGGCAAGACGAACAGCAGTAAgtcggacagcagcagcggcgccaaCAGAGAGCTGGCCAAGAAACACAGCAGCAGTCTCAGTAGCACAAGGAAAACGAAGCGCCGTCGCTCTTCCAGCACATCATCTTCCTCATCGTCGGACAGCTCCACATCGGAGTCATCCAGCAGCGACACTGAGTCGGACTCCAGCGACAACGAGGAGTCGAGCACCAGCGAATCGGACGAATACGGACGCAAGAAGAAGCGGCAGGGCAAGTACAAGCGCAAGGCGGAGGAAATAGCCATGCTGCGTCGCAAGAAGACCAAGGTGAAGCGCAAGCGTCACCGTGCCGGCGGGTCGAGTGCCCCAGCTGCAAGCAGCTACCTGAGCAGCCTCAGCGATAGCGACACCTACTAA
- the LOC117900294 gene encoding serine--pyruvate aminotransferase, mitochondrial-like: protein MEVPPPLVLKRPLYVPSKTLMGPGPSNCSHRVLEAMSNPVLGHMHPECLQIMDEVKEGIKYIFQTLNDATMCISGAGHAGMEASLCNLIEDGDVVLLGVTGVWGHRAADMARRYGADVRYVEASFGRALSQEEIKFAFETHRPRVFFVAQGDSSTGIIQQNIRELGELCRQFDCFLVVDTVASLGGTEFLMDEWKVDVVYTGSQKSLGGPAGLTPISFSKRALTHIKQRKSKPKVYYFDILLIGQYWGCYGTPRIYHHTISSTLLYGLREALAHFCAVGLKAVVRRHQECSRRLQLGIEELGLEMFVQREDERLPTVNTIKVPFGVDWKKVAEYAMRKYSVEISGGLGPTVEHVFRIGLMGENATVERVDMVLSILHEAIQSIKLRAVKAERSKI, encoded by the exons ATGGAAGTGCCGCCGCCTTTGGTCCTCAAGCGTCCGCTATATGTCCCCAGCAAGACGCTGATGGGGCCAGGACCCTCGAATTGCTCCCATCGAGTGCTGGAGGCCATGAGCAATCCGGTCCTGGGCCACATGCATCCGGAATGCTTGCAG ATTATGGACGAGGTTAAGGAGGGCATCAAGTACATCTTCCAGACACTAAACGATGCCACCATGTGCATCAGCGGGGCTGGCCATGCCGGCATGGAGGCGTCACTCTGCAATCTGATCGAGGACGGGGACGTTGTGCTCTTGGGCGTCACCGGCGTCTGGGGACATCGGGCCGCAGACATGGCCCGACGGTATGGCGCCGATGTGCGCTACGTGGAGGCCAGCTTTGGGCGCGCCCTAAGCCAGGAGGAGATCAAGTTCGCCTTCGAGACACACCGGCCGCGCGTCTTCTTTGTTGCCCAGGGCGACTCGTCGACGGGCATCATTCAGCAGAATATCCGCGAGCTCGGCGAGCTGTGCCGACAGTTCGACTGCTTCCTGGTGGTGGACACTGTGGCCTCGCTGGGCGGCACCGAGTTCCTAATGGACGAGTGGAAGGTGGATGTGGTGTACACGGGCTCGCAGAAGTCGCTCGGCGGCCCAGCCGGCCTCACGCCCATCTCCTTCAGCAAGCGCGCCCTCACACACATCAAGCAGCGCAAGAGCAAGCCAAAGGTGTACTACTTCGACATCCTGCTCATCGGCCAGTACTGGGGCTGCTACGGCACGCCGCGCATCTACCATCACACCATTTCGTCCACGCTGCTGTACGGACTGCGGGAGGCTCTCGCGCACTTCTGTGCCGTGGGACTGAAGGCGGTGGTGCGACGCCACCAGGAGTGCTCGCGTCGCCTGCAGCTGGGCATCGAGGAGCTCGGCCTCGAGATGTTTGTGCAGCGCGAGGACGAGCGCCTGCCCACCGTCAATACCATCAAAGTGCCGTTCGGCGTCGACTGGAAGAAAGTGGCAGAGTACGCCATGCGCAA ATATAGCGTGGAGATCAGCGGCGGCCTGGGGCCCACTGTGGAGCACGTCTTTCGCATTGGCCTCATGGGCGAAAATGCCACAGTGGAGCGCGTGGACATGGTCCTCAGCATTCTGCACGAGGCCATTCAGAGCATCAAGCTGCGGGCTGTTAAGGCGGAACGTTCCAAAATATGA
- the LOC117897352 gene encoding protein SREK1IP1 isoform X2: protein MNFPLSNANKDTLRAACKKCGYAGHLTYQCRNFLKVDPNKEILLDVESTSSDSELDYLTPLTELRAKELKGGVEATAALPPPPTTITTTTSAARKEDKKRSSSSSSKRNKKAALEATDTKQTKSVRHKKRKKKKSKSKKHKKSSEGGGKTNSSKSDSSSGANRELAKKHSSSLSSTRKTKRRRSSSTSSSSSSDSSTSESSSSDTESDSSDNEESSTSESDEYGRKKKRQGKYKRKAEEIAMLRRKKTKDE, encoded by the exons ATGAACTTTCCGCTGTCCAACGCCAACAAGGACACCTTGCGAGCGGCGTGCAAAAAATGCGGCTACGCAGGTCACCTGACTTACCAATGCCGCAATTTTCTCAAG gTAGACCCCAACAAGGAGATACTGCTCGATGTGGAGAGCACCAGCTCCGACTCCGAATTGGACTACCTGACGCCGCTCACTGAGCTGCGGGCCAAGGAGCTGAAAGGCGGCGTCGAGGCGACAGctgcactgccgccgccgccaacaaCAATCACGACGACCACGAGTGCTGCACGCAAAGAAGATaagaagcgcagcagcagcagcagctcgaagaGGAACAAAAAGGCGGCGCTGGAGGCCACTGacacgaaacaaacaaaatcagtGCGGCACAAGAagcgcaagaagaagaagagcaagagcaagaagCACAAGAAGAGCTCTGAGGGCGGCGGCAAGACGAACAGCAGTAAgtcggacagcagcagcggcgccaaCAGAGAGCTGGCCAAGAAACACAGCAGCAGTCTCAGTAGCACAAGGAAAACGAAGCGCCGTCGCTCTTCCAGCACATCATCTTCCTCATCGTCGGACAGCTCCACATCGGAGTCATCCAGCAGCGACACTGAGTCGGACTCCAGCGACAACGAGGAGTCGAGCACCAGCGAATCGGACGAATACGGACGCAAGAAGAAGCGGCAGGGCAAGTACAAGCGCAAGGCGGAGGAAATAGCCATGCTGCGTCGCAAGAAGACCAAG GATGAATGA